A stretch of the Neisseria sp. DTU_2020_1000833_1_SI_GRL_NUU_006 genome encodes the following:
- the ccoO gene encoding cytochrome-c oxidase, cbb3-type subunit II, with amino-acid sequence MKLQQLAEEKVGVLIVFTLLVVSVGLLVEAVPLFFTKAVTKPIEGVKPYNALQVAGRDIYIREGCYNCHSQMIRPFRAETERYGHYSVAGESVYDHPFQWGSKRTGPDLARVGGRYSDEWHRIHLLNPRDVVPESNMPAFPWLARNKVDAEATVAHMKALRKVGTPYSDEEIAKAPEALENKSELDAVIAYLQGLGLALKNVR; translated from the coding sequence ATGAAATTACAACAATTAGCTGAAGAAAAAGTCGGCGTCCTGATTGTATTTACCCTGCTTGTAGTCAGCGTAGGCCTGTTGGTTGAAGCAGTGCCGCTGTTCTTTACTAAAGCTGTTACCAAGCCTATTGAAGGTGTGAAACCTTATAACGCTTTGCAAGTGGCCGGTCGCGACATCTATATCCGTGAGGGTTGTTACAACTGCCACTCTCAAATGATCCGTCCGTTCCGTGCGGAAACCGAACGTTACGGCCACTACTCCGTTGCCGGCGAGTCTGTTTATGACCATCCGTTCCAATGGGGTTCCAAACGTACCGGTCCGGACTTGGCACGTGTCGGCGGCCGCTATTCCGACGAATGGCACCGCATCCACCTGCTGAATCCGCGCGACGTTGTGCCGGAGTCCAATATGCCCGCTTTCCCATGGCTTGCCCGCAACAAAGTCGATGCCGAAGCAACCGTGGCGCATATGAAAGCCCTGCGTAAAGTCGGTACGCCTTACAGCGACGAAGAGATTGCCAAAGCGCCTGAAGCCTTGGAAAACAAATCGGAGCTGGATGCGGTGATTGCATACCTGCAAGGCTTAGGCTTGGCATTGAAAAACGTAAGGTAA
- a CDS encoding CcoQ/FixQ family Cbb3-type cytochrome c oxidase assembly chaperone encodes MDVNWARSLFTVWVFISFILVLYIVFNRRNKKNYDDAANSIFENDDKESSEKDGR; translated from the coding sequence ATGGACGTAAACTGGGCCCGCTCGCTCTTTACTGTTTGGGTTTTTATCAGCTTTATCTTAGTGCTTTATATCGTTTTCAACCGACGCAATAAAAAGAACTACGATGATGCTGCCAACAGTATTTTCGAAAATGATGATAAAGAGTCGTCTGAAAAAGACGGGCGATAA
- the ccoP gene encoding cytochrome-c oxidase, cbb3-type subunit III, which translates to MNTTSQFTSNFWNIYIAVIVVLSFIGLAWLLLSQNVVKRPKKGEEVKTTGHQWDGIEEYNNPLPRWWFWLYVFVWLFGIGYLVMYPGLGDYKGQWKWSSRGQYDQEMAKADQKYGKVYAKFANMPIEQVAKNPEAHAIGQNLFNTYCIQCHGSDAKGSKGFPNLTDNDWLWGGEPEKIHETIEKGRTATMPAWGPALGEERVKDVANYVMSLSKSKDQYDEERAARGKVLFSGPPANCFTCHGDKGQGIQGLGPNLTDNVWLWGGTQKSIIETITNGRHSQMPAWGRFLDKDKLHIMTAYVWGLSNKDGKAPVKKAETAPAPAPASAAASSADVSSASAPAQAEKAASAADAKAAAPAEAKPAEKADASSAKVDGKAVFEANCKMCHGGTIPGAPGIGKKDEWAPRIKQGKDTLHKHALEGFNSMPAKGGNTSLSDDEVKAAVDYMANQSGAKF; encoded by the coding sequence ATGAACACAACATCCCAATTTACCAGCAATTTCTGGAATATATACATTGCAGTCATCGTCGTGCTCAGTTTTATCGGCTTGGCATGGCTGCTGCTTTCCCAAAACGTTGTGAAGCGTCCTAAAAAGGGCGAAGAAGTCAAAACGACAGGTCATCAATGGGACGGTATCGAAGAATATAACAACCCGTTGCCACGCTGGTGGTTTTGGCTGTATGTTTTTGTCTGGCTGTTCGGTATCGGCTATCTGGTCATGTACCCGGGTTTAGGCGATTATAAAGGCCAGTGGAAATGGAGCAGCCGTGGACAATATGATCAGGAAATGGCTAAAGCAGACCAGAAGTACGGCAAAGTTTATGCTAAGTTTGCCAATATGCCGATTGAACAAGTGGCAAAAAATCCTGAAGCACACGCCATCGGTCAAAACCTCTTCAATACCTACTGTATCCAATGTCACGGTTCTGATGCTAAAGGTTCCAAAGGCTTCCCGAATTTGACCGACAACGATTGGTTGTGGGGTGGCGAACCTGAGAAAATCCATGAGACCATTGAAAAAGGCCGTACGGCGACGATGCCGGCATGGGGTCCTGCTTTGGGTGAAGAGCGGGTAAAAGATGTGGCAAACTATGTCATGTCCTTATCCAAATCCAAAGATCAATACGATGAAGAACGTGCCGCACGCGGTAAAGTATTGTTCAGTGGTCCACCGGCAAACTGCTTTACCTGTCACGGCGACAAAGGTCAAGGTATCCAAGGACTGGGTCCGAACCTGACCGACAACGTATGGCTGTGGGGCGGTACTCAAAAATCGATTATAGAAACCATCACCAACGGCCGACACAGTCAAATGCCGGCTTGGGGTCGTTTCTTGGATAAAGACAAACTCCACATCATGACTGCGTATGTATGGGGTCTGTCCAATAAAGACGGCAAAGCGCCCGTGAAAAAAGCCGAAACTGCTCCCGCACCGGCCCCTGCTTCTGCTGCCGCATCATCCGCTGACGTTTCATCTGCGTCCGCACCTGCACAAGCTGAAAAAGCGGCTTCAGCAGCTGATGCAAAAGCGGCCGCTCCTGCCGAAGCCAAGCCGGCAGAAAAAGCAGATGCTTCTTCTGCCAAAGTGGACGGTAAAGCCGTTTTTGAAGCCAACTGTAAAATGTGTCACGGCGGTACCATCCCCGGTGCTCCAGGCATAGGTAAGAAAGACGAGTGGGCTCCGCGTATCAAACAAGGTAAGGATACCCTGCACAAACACGCGCTCGAAGGCTTTAACTCCATGCCTGCCAAAGGCGGTAACACAAGCCTGAGTGATGACGAAGTCAAAGCAGCGGTTGACTATATGGCCAACCAATCCGGCGCTAAATTCTAA
- a CDS encoding anhydro-N-acetylmuramic acid kinase, whose protein sequence is MNIRNYIGIMSGTSMDGADAVLIRMEGSRWLKAVSHAFIPYSDDLRHELLDLQNIGNNELHLSMLLSQKLSCLYADTVSLLLKQTNLQAYDIAAVGCHGQTVRHAPEAGYSIQLADLPLLAHLTGIFTIGDFRSRDLAAGGQGAPLVPAFHQALFQSDSETRVVLNIGGISNISVLPNSSPAFGFDTGPGNMLSDAWMQAIWQRPYDKDGLIAATGTVLPELLTRLLDHPYFSSPYPKSTGRELFSLDWLKGRLKGGEKPEDILRTLLRFTAQTIYDATISAAPDVCNLYVCGGGIRNPVLMEDLHQLFSSTTKLHSTAALNLDPQWVEAAAFGWLAACWMNKIPSSPHHATGAEKSCILGAGHYP, encoded by the coding sequence ATGAATATCCGAAACTATATCGGCATTATGTCCGGCACCAGCATGGACGGTGCGGACGCAGTTTTAATCCGCATGGAAGGCAGTCGATGGCTGAAAGCCGTTTCCCACGCATTCATCCCCTATTCAGACGACCTTAGGCATGAATTGCTGGATTTGCAAAATATCGGCAATAACGAACTGCATCTCAGTATGCTGCTATCTCAAAAACTAAGCTGCCTTTACGCAGATACGGTTTCTTTACTGCTAAAACAAACCAACCTGCAAGCCTACGATATTGCCGCCGTTGGCTGCCACGGGCAGACTGTCCGCCATGCCCCCGAAGCAGGATACAGCATACAACTCGCCGATCTACCGCTTTTGGCACATCTGACCGGTATCTTTACCATCGGCGATTTCCGCAGCAGGGATTTAGCGGCAGGCGGACAAGGCGCCCCTCTTGTCCCCGCATTCCATCAAGCCTTGTTCCAAAGCGACTCCGAGACACGCGTTGTTTTGAATATCGGCGGTATTTCCAACATCAGCGTCCTACCAAATTCCTCTCCGGCATTCGGCTTTGATACCGGCCCGGGCAATATGCTGTCTGACGCATGGATGCAAGCCATTTGGCAACGTCCTTATGACAAAGACGGCTTGATTGCGGCAACAGGAACCGTTTTACCCGAACTGCTAACCCGCCTGCTCGACCACCCATATTTTTCCTCCCCATACCCCAAAAGTACCGGGCGTGAATTATTTTCATTGGATTGGTTGAAAGGTCGTCTGAAAGGTGGTGAAAAACCGGAAGACATTTTGCGAACGTTACTCAGGTTTACTGCCCAAACGATTTATGATGCAACCATCTCTGCCGCTCCTGATGTTTGCAATCTTTATGTTTGTGGCGGTGGTATCCGCAATCCTGTTTTAATGGAAGATTTGCACCAACTTTTTTCCTCTACCACGAAATTACATAGTACAGCAGCACTCAATCTTGATCCGCAATGGGTCGAAGCCGCTGCCTTCGGCTGGCTTGCGGCCTGTTGGATGAATAAAATTCCAAGCAGTCCGCACCATGCGACAGGGGCAGAAAAATCCTGTATTTTGGGTGCAGGACATTATCCCTAA
- a CDS encoding inorganic phosphate transporter encodes MAQTQSSANLKLINAAFAAMLVGMVGYFIYWGLGYTHYNNPILFIIATMFGVFMAFNVGGNDIANSFGTSVGSGTLTIPQALLIAAVFEVSGAVIAGGEVTDTIRKGIVDLNGLDLQPMQFVFIMMSALLAAALWLLFASRKGLPVSTTHAIIGGIVGSALCMAFMHKIDAGTLIQWGKLGEIALSWVLSPMLGGLVSYLVFSRIKKNVLDYNDWAEGTLKTIKQEKKSYKEQHRLFFEALSETEKVEYATKVAHDAQIYDEPDFEPSELQSDYYRGLYELDNRKNNVDSYKALHSWVPFIGSIGGMMIAAMLIFKGLNNLHLGMSNVNSFLIIFMVGAAIWMATFVFAKSLKRKDLGKSTFQMFSWMQVFTACGFAFSHGANDIANAIGPFAAIMDALRTNSITAQNAVPPIAMLTFGIALIVGLWFVGKEVIKTVGTSLAEMHPASGFAAELSAAAVVMGASFMGLPVSSTHILVGAVLGIGLVNRNANWKLMKPIGLAWVITLPAAAVLSVISYLVLQAVF; translated from the coding sequence ATGGCTCAAACTCAATCGAGTGCGAACTTGAAGCTTATTAACGCCGCTTTTGCCGCTATGCTGGTGGGCATGGTCGGCTATTTTATTTATTGGGGTCTGGGATATACCCATTACAACAATCCTATACTTTTCATCATTGCCACGATGTTCGGCGTATTTATGGCATTTAATGTCGGTGGCAACGATATTGCCAACTCGTTCGGAACCAGTGTCGGCTCCGGCACGTTGACCATCCCGCAGGCACTCTTGATTGCCGCTGTATTTGAAGTCAGCGGAGCCGTTATAGCGGGTGGCGAGGTTACAGATACCATCCGTAAAGGTATTGTCGATTTGAACGGGTTGGATTTGCAACCCATGCAATTCGTCTTCATTATGATGTCAGCCCTTTTGGCAGCGGCATTATGGCTTTTGTTTGCTTCGCGTAAGGGGCTGCCGGTGTCGACTACCCACGCCATTATCGGCGGTATTGTCGGCAGTGCGTTGTGTATGGCGTTTATGCACAAAATTGATGCGGGTACGCTTATCCAATGGGGTAAGCTTGGAGAGATTGCCCTTTCATGGGTATTATCCCCGATGTTGGGTGGGTTGGTTTCCTACCTCGTTTTCTCCCGTATTAAGAAAAACGTATTAGACTACAACGACTGGGCAGAAGGAACGCTTAAAACCATCAAGCAGGAAAAGAAGTCATACAAAGAGCAGCACCGTCTTTTCTTTGAAGCCCTTAGTGAAACTGAAAAAGTCGAATATGCAACCAAAGTAGCGCACGATGCGCAAATTTACGACGAACCCGATTTCGAACCTTCCGAATTACAGTCTGACTATTATCGCGGGCTGTATGAATTGGATAACCGGAAAAACAATGTCGATTCCTATAAAGCCCTTCATTCCTGGGTTCCCTTTATCGGCTCGATAGGCGGTATGATGATTGCTGCAATGCTGATTTTCAAAGGATTGAACAACTTGCATTTGGGCATGAGCAATGTCAACAGTTTCCTGATTATCTTCATGGTCGGCGCGGCGATTTGGATGGCGACATTCGTATTCGCCAAAAGTCTCAAACGAAAAGACCTTGGCAAATCAACCTTTCAAATGTTTTCTTGGATGCAGGTTTTTACCGCATGCGGCTTTGCATTCAGCCACGGCGCAAATGATATTGCCAATGCCATCGGACCGTTTGCCGCCATTATGGATGCATTGCGTACCAACAGCATTACCGCGCAAAATGCCGTCCCGCCTATCGCTATGTTGACCTTTGGTATCGCATTGATTGTCGGGTTATGGTTTGTCGGTAAAGAGGTTATCAAGACCGTCGGGACCAGTCTGGCGGAAATGCATCCCGCTTCGGGTTTTGCGGCCGAGCTTTCCGCTGCCGCCGTTGTGATGGGTGCATCATTCATGGGATTGCCTGTATCGAGTACCCATATCCTGGTCGGAGCGGTTTTGGGGATCGGCTTGGTTAACCGCAATGCCAACTGGAAACTGATGAAACCCATCGGTTTGGCATGGGTAATTACCTTGCCCGCAGCCGCAGTTTTGTCTGTGATCTCTTATTTGGTGTTGCAGGCGGTTTTCTAA
- a CDS encoding ParB/RepB/Spo0J family partition protein: MAKAKGGLGRGLDSLISNGVDNSSSDRLTTVAINDIQPGRYQARVQMDDEALQELADSIKAQGVIQPVIVREHGLSQYELIAGERRWRASQLAGLTEIPVVIKTISDETALAMGLIENLQRENLNPIEEAQGLKRLADEFGLAHETIAKAVGKSRSAISNSLRLLSLPEPVQEMLYHRHLEMGHARALLTLPVVEQLELAQKAVKNGWSVREVERRSQIAHQTKQEIKKTISPDIRRLNDVLTERLGVNAEVKTTNHKKGKIVLHFDTPETFEYLLKQLGIDYQM; encoded by the coding sequence ATGGCAAAAGCAAAAGGCGGTTTGGGCCGCGGTTTAGATTCCCTGATTTCCAACGGCGTGGACAACAGCAGCAGCGACCGCCTGACTACCGTCGCCATCAACGACATCCAACCCGGCCGTTATCAGGCGCGGGTACAGATGGACGACGAAGCCTTGCAGGAGCTGGCGGATTCGATTAAAGCGCAAGGCGTTATCCAGCCGGTCATCGTGCGCGAACACGGCCTTTCCCAATACGAATTGATTGCCGGCGAACGCCGCTGGCGCGCATCCCAACTCGCCGGACTGACCGAGATTCCGGTCGTCATCAAAACCATCAGCGACGAAACTGCGCTGGCAATGGGTTTGATTGAAAACCTGCAACGCGAAAACTTAAACCCGATTGAAGAAGCGCAAGGTTTGAAACGCCTCGCCGACGAGTTCGGACTGGCTCATGAAACCATCGCCAAGGCAGTCGGCAAAAGCCGCAGTGCCATTTCCAACAGCCTGCGCCTGTTGAGCCTGCCCGAGCCGGTCCAAGAAATGCTCTACCACCGCCATCTTGAAATGGGACACGCTCGCGCCCTGCTGACCCTGCCCGTGGTCGAGCAGCTTGAATTGGCGCAAAAAGCAGTAAAAAACGGTTGGTCGGTGCGCGAAGTCGAACGCCGCAGCCAAATCGCCCATCAAACCAAACAGGAAATCAAAAAAACCATCAGCCCCGATATACGTCGTCTGAACGACGTGTTGACCGAAAGACTGGGCGTTAATGCGGAAGTCAAAACCACCAATCACAAAAAAGGCAAAATCGTCCTCCACTTCGATACGCCGGAAACATTTGAGTATTTACTGAAACAATTGGGCATTGATTATCAGATGTAA
- a CDS encoding ATP synthase subunit I, translating to MNQILVYQVVVLLIISALSAVFAGLNGFWSSVVGGICYLVPSSIAVLLLKLSKCNPLYHGKVFIIGEVLKVVLSLVMMLAVFMVWYQSLIFFPFLFGLLGVSHLVFLLVLLRVKHYGR from the coding sequence ATGAATCAGATTTTAGTTTATCAAGTTGTTGTTTTATTAATTATTTCTGCATTAAGTGCTGTTTTTGCAGGTTTGAATGGATTTTGGTCATCTGTCGTAGGCGGGATTTGTTATTTAGTCCCGTCTTCTATTGCAGTTTTACTTTTAAAACTTTCTAAGTGCAACCCTTTGTATCATGGTAAGGTTTTCATTATTGGGGAAGTTTTAAAAGTAGTGCTGTCGCTGGTGATGATGCTTGCCGTATTCATGGTTTGGTATCAGTCTTTAATATTCTTTCCGTTCTTGTTCGGATTGCTCGGTGTCAGTCATTTGGTTTTTTTATTAGTATTGTTGAGAGTGAAGCATTATGGCAGGTGA
- the atpB gene encoding F0F1 ATP synthase subunit A, whose amino-acid sequence MAGETTMTAADYIKHHLQSLTSLSDVAQGQGLKNIADFSFINLDAIFFAVLLGVIGSFLLWRGAKKATAGVPGRFQAAVEILFEFVDNMCKSIIHNEQSRKAVAPLGLTLFVWIFLMNAMDMLPVDLLPWLWQNATGNHHALLRIVPTADLNTTLALAIGVLLICIYYNIKIKGVRGWIHELFTAPFGAMLAPVNFFLNLVEFLSKTVSHGMRLFGNMYAGELVFLLIALLGGAWATSGSVEVLDPVLFGFHILAGLAWAIFHILVITLQAFIFMALAFVYIGQAHDAH is encoded by the coding sequence ATGGCAGGTGAAACAACAATGACCGCTGCCGACTACATCAAGCACCATTTGCAAAGCTTGACCAGTCTGTCGGATGTTGCCCAAGGACAAGGCCTGAAAAATATTGCCGATTTTTCGTTTATCAATCTTGATGCGATTTTTTTTGCTGTTTTGTTAGGCGTAATCGGAAGTTTCCTGCTTTGGCGTGGCGCTAAGAAAGCAACTGCAGGCGTGCCCGGACGTTTTCAGGCTGCTGTAGAGATTTTGTTTGAGTTTGTGGATAATATGTGCAAGAGCATTATTCACAACGAACAATCACGAAAAGCCGTTGCCCCGTTAGGCTTGACGCTGTTTGTATGGATTTTCCTGATGAATGCCATGGATATGTTGCCGGTAGATTTGCTGCCGTGGCTGTGGCAAAACGCTACCGGTAACCATCATGCATTGTTGCGCATTGTGCCGACTGCGGATTTGAATACCACGTTGGCGTTGGCTATCGGAGTCTTGTTAATTTGTATTTATTACAATATCAAAATCAAAGGTGTTCGTGGTTGGATTCATGAGTTGTTTACTGCCCCGTTCGGCGCCATGCTTGCTCCCGTCAACTTCTTTTTGAATCTGGTCGAATTCCTCTCTAAAACCGTTTCTCATGGGATGCGGTTGTTCGGTAATATGTATGCCGGCGAGCTGGTATTCCTTCTGATTGCTTTACTGGGTGGTGCCTGGGCAACATCTGGAAGCGTTGAAGTGTTGGATCCAGTTCTGTTTGGTTTTCACATTCTTGCCGGATTGGCATGGGCGATTTTCCATATTTTGGTGATTACCCTGCAGGCATTTATCTTTATGGCTTTAGCGTTTGTCTATATCGGACAAGCTCATGATGCCCACTAA
- the atpE gene encoding F0F1 ATP synthase subunit C translates to MGLIAIACGLIVALGALGASIGIAMVGSKYLESSARQPELIGPLQTKLFLIAGLIDAAFLIGVAIALLFAFVNPFAGA, encoded by the coding sequence ATGGGTTTGATTGCTATTGCATGTGGTTTGATCGTTGCATTGGGTGCATTGGGTGCCTCTATCGGTATCGCAATGGTAGGTTCTAAATATTTAGAATCTTCTGCTCGCCAACCCGAGTTGATTGGCCCTCTGCAAACTAAGTTGTTCCTGATAGCCGGTCTGATTGATGCTGCGTTCCTGATTGGTGTGGCTATTGCACTGTTGTTCGCCTTTGTTAACCCGTTTGCAGGTGCATAA
- a CDS encoding F0F1 ATP synthase subunit B: protein MNINATLFAQIIVFFGLVWFTMKFVWPPIAKALDERAAKIAEGLAAAERGKSDFEQAEKKVAELLAEGRNQVSEMVANAEKRAAKIVEEAKEQASVEAVRITAQAKADAQQEMNRAREVLREQVAALAVKGAESILRSEVDTSKHAQLLSALKQEL from the coding sequence GTGAATATTAATGCAACCTTATTCGCTCAAATCATCGTCTTTTTCGGTTTGGTTTGGTTTACCATGAAATTTGTGTGGCCGCCGATCGCAAAAGCATTGGATGAGCGTGCCGCAAAAATTGCCGAAGGCTTGGCTGCAGCCGAGCGCGGTAAGAGCGATTTTGAACAGGCAGAGAAGAAAGTTGCAGAACTCTTGGCTGAAGGGCGTAACCAAGTTTCCGAAATGGTAGCTAACGCCGAAAAACGTGCCGCCAAAATCGTAGAAGAAGCGAAAGAACAAGCTTCTGTCGAGGCAGTGCGGATTACAGCACAAGCTAAAGCCGATGCCCAGCAAGAAATGAATCGTGCACGCGAAGTTTTGCGTGAACAGGTTGCTGCGTTGGCGGTTAAAGGTGCCGAGTCTATTTTGCGCAGTGAAGTTGATACTTCAAAACACGCGCAGCTGCTCAGTGCTTTAAAACAGGAGCTGTAA
- a CDS encoding F0F1 ATP synthase subunit delta, whose amino-acid sequence MAEFATIARPYAKALFNLAQEKNQIESWLGGLEELAAVVQNQKVISLIEQPETNTSEKVNLLAKLVELKSNELKNFITVLAEQKRLPVLPEIYAQYQALTLSFNHTKSAVIYSAYPLTEEQLAELAEILKKRFDSKLRITTEVAPELIGGVKVEVGDQVLDLSVQGKLNALYATMTN is encoded by the coding sequence ATGGCTGAGTTCGCAACGATTGCCAGACCTTATGCGAAAGCATTGTTTAATCTGGCGCAGGAAAAAAACCAAATTGAGTCTTGGTTGGGCGGACTGGAAGAATTAGCCGCGGTTGTTCAAAATCAGAAAGTGATTTCTTTGATCGAGCAACCTGAAACAAATACTTCTGAAAAGGTGAATTTGCTTGCCAAACTCGTTGAGTTAAAAAGTAATGAATTGAAAAATTTCATTACTGTTTTGGCAGAGCAAAAACGTTTGCCAGTATTGCCTGAAATCTATGCTCAATATCAAGCTTTAACCTTGTCATTCAATCATACTAAGTCCGCTGTAATTTACAGTGCTTATCCATTGACTGAAGAACAACTGGCTGAGTTGGCTGAAATATTGAAAAAACGCTTTGACAGTAAGTTGCGGATTACAACTGAAGTTGCGCCTGAATTAATTGGCGGTGTCAAAGTTGAAGTGGGTGACCAGGTCTTGGATTTGTCGGTGCAGGGTAAATTGAATGCCCTGTATGCGACTATGACAAATTAG
- the atpA gene encoding F0F1 ATP synthase subunit alpha: protein MQLNPAEISDLIKAKIENLSGNTEVRTRGTVISVTDGIVRIHGLSDAMQGEMLEFPGNTFGLAMNLERDSVGAVVLGEYEHIKEGDTVTCTGRILEVPVGRELVGRVVDALGRPIDGKGPINTSSTAPIEKIAPGVIARKSVDQPMQTGLKAIDSMVPIGRGQRELIIGDRQTGKTAVALDAIVNQKGTGVICIYVAIGQKASSIANVVRKLEEHGAMEHTIVVAATASEAAALQYIAPYAGCTMGEFFRDRGEDALIVYDDLSKQAVAYRQISLLLRRPPGREAYPGDVFYLHSRLLERAARVNEHEVEKLTNGEVKGKTGSLTALPIIETQAGDVSAFVPTNVISITDGQIFLETDLFNAGIRPAINAGISVSRVGGAAQTKVIKKLGGGIRLALAQYRELAAFSQFASDLDEATRKQLQHGEVVTELMKQKQFSTLDTAEMALTLWAINNGSYEDVPVSKALAFEAEFLSFVRTQHPGVLEAINASGAMSDESEKILTEAMNSFKSSYAYQA from the coding sequence ATGCAGCTTAATCCTGCTGAAATTAGCGATTTGATTAAAGCTAAAATTGAAAATCTGTCTGGAAATACAGAAGTACGTACCCGTGGTACGGTTATTTCTGTAACAGACGGTATTGTTCGTATTCATGGCTTGTCAGACGCAATGCAAGGTGAGATGCTCGAATTCCCGGGTAACACTTTCGGTTTGGCGATGAACTTGGAGCGCGACTCCGTCGGCGCCGTAGTGTTGGGTGAATACGAACATATTAAAGAAGGCGACACAGTTACTTGTACCGGCCGTATTTTGGAAGTACCTGTCGGCCGTGAGTTGGTTGGTCGCGTTGTAGATGCGCTGGGTCGCCCGATTGATGGTAAAGGCCCGATCAACACATCTTCCACAGCGCCAATTGAAAAAATTGCACCGGGTGTGATTGCCCGTAAATCAGTTGACCAGCCTATGCAAACCGGTCTGAAGGCCATTGACTCAATGGTTCCGATTGGTCGCGGTCAACGTGAGCTGATCATTGGTGACCGTCAAACAGGTAAAACAGCCGTAGCATTGGATGCTATTGTCAACCAAAAAGGTACAGGCGTTATCTGTATTTATGTTGCAATCGGTCAAAAAGCATCTTCTATTGCCAATGTAGTACGAAAATTGGAAGAGCATGGCGCAATGGAACACACTATTGTGGTTGCGGCGACTGCATCTGAAGCTGCGGCTCTGCAATATATTGCACCTTATGCAGGTTGTACGATGGGCGAGTTTTTCCGCGACCGCGGTGAAGACGCATTGATTGTATATGATGACTTGTCCAAACAAGCTGTTGCTTACCGTCAAATTTCCCTGTTGCTGCGCCGTCCTCCCGGTCGCGAAGCCTATCCTGGCGACGTTTTCTATCTGCACTCCCGCTTGTTGGAGCGTGCTGCCCGTGTAAATGAGCACGAAGTTGAAAAACTGACTAATGGCGAAGTGAAGGGCAAAACAGGCTCTCTGACTGCATTGCCGATTATTGAAACGCAAGCCGGCGACGTCTCTGCATTCGTACCGACAAACGTAATTTCGATTACCGACGGTCAAATTTTCTTGGAAACCGACTTGTTTAACGCCGGTATCCGTCCTGCGATTAATGCCGGTATTTCGGTATCGCGTGTAGGTGGCGCAGCGCAAACCAAAGTAATTAAAAAACTGGGTGGCGGTATCCGTTTGGCACTTGCCCAATATCGTGAGTTGGCAGCCTTCTCGCAATTTGCTTCGGATTTGGATGAAGCTACACGCAAACAGCTGCAACACGGTGAAGTGGTTACTGAATTGATGAAACAAAAACAATTCAGCACTTTGGATACGGCTGAAATGGCTTTGACTTTGTGGGCTATTAATAATGGTTCTTACGAAGATGTACCGGTATCCAAGGCATTGGCTTTTGAAGCGGAATTTTTGAGCTTTGTACGTACTCAACATCCTGGTGTTTTAGAAGCAATCAATGCATCAGGTGCAATGTCCGACGAAAGTGAAAAAATATTGACTGAAGCCATGAATTCTTTCAAATCTTCTTATGCTTACCAAGCTTAA